GCTGCCGGAGATCGAACTCGACACCCTGCGCACCAACGGCGAAGGGTTCGTGCGCATGGTTACGGCGGCTTTCGGCTATTTCCGGGCCAACGGAGGCGGGCACCTGGCCGTCATCAGTTCGATCGCAGGCACGAAGGGGCTCGGAAGCGCCCCGGCCTACTCGGCTACCAAGCGCATGCAGAACACCTATATCGACGCGCTGGCGCAGCTCGCGCATATGGAGAAACTCGGCATCCGCTTCACGGACATCCGCCCGGGTTTCGTCGCCACCCCGTTGCTGGCGGGCGACGGGCACTACCCGATGCTGATGGAAACCGGAAAGGTTGCCGCACGCATCATGCGGGTATTGAAACGCCGGCGCCGCAGGGTGGTCATCGACCGCCGCTATGCCGTTCTGGTATTTTTCTGGAAGCTGATCCCCGAGTGGTTGTGGGAGCGCATGGCTGTCAGGACAAAAGGATAACCCTGTTCACACCGCAAAAGCCGCGCCCCCGAAAAAGGAGCGCGGCTTAATTTAATATATTCGTCCGTCAGTCGCAGAGTGCGCCCAGCAGGAATAACGCGGGAGGCAGGTTGCAAAGCATGTGCGCGCCCAATGCCCATCCAAAGCCGAGGTTCACGCGCAGATAGACAAAGACGCACCCGGAGAAAAAGAGCCCCAGCACATACAATAGCACATAGGGCAGCAGGCCCCAGGTAAGCGCCGAAGCGGAAAGCAGGTGTACAGAGGCAAAAACCACCGTCGAAGCCCACATCGCCGGGCGCAGCCACCGATCCCGTTTCGACAACCAAAACCCGTCCGTCGTAAACCCGTAAACCCCCGCCGCAACGGCAATCCAGACCGGAAGCGCCCAGTAACGGGCATTCGCCACGTCGGCAAAAAACAGCATCCAATCGGCAAAAAAATAGGCCAACGCCCCTAATCCCGCAGCTATATGCCACCTCCGGAACGAAAGCCCCAGCCGGAAAGCACACTCTTCGACGAACGGTGCAAGCAATAGCACGTGCGGCACGGCGCGCCATCCCATTTCGGAAACCATCGATTCCGGCGTACGCGCACCGAGCATCCCCGCGGCATCGAGCCCCCAGCCCCATTCGTACAGAGCCGCGCCGGACTTTTGCAGCAGCATGGCGGCAATCCGCGTCACGATGAAGAACAGCGCGGCATAGAGCAATATTCCGCTCACGCTTTTGGTGTTCCGCTCATCGGTACGGTTCAGGATAAAAGGCTTTATTCTCGGTTCCATATTTCCCCGGTCGGGTTGCGGGTAAAAAATCGCCGCAGCGGAAGCACCTCACACGTGCCCGCTGCGGCGTAAAACATTCGAAAAGGACAACCGGCACCGCCGGGACGCCCGTGCCTTTTTCCGCACCTCCCCGCCATGCCGCCGTCCGCACCTCACGGCATCAGAACGGCAGGTCGTCGGGATCGTCTGCCGGAACGGCCGGCGCGGCGGGTTGCTGCGCCGCCGGCTGCTGGGATCCCCCCTGGGCAGGTTGTCCGTAAGCCGGGGCTTGCTGTTGCGAACCATACCCGGAAGGGGCTCCGTCCGAGGCCGGGTTGTCGCTGCGGCGTCCCAGCAGGTTCATCACATCGGCCAGTATCTCGGTCGTATAACGCTTGTTATTATCCTTGTCCATCCACTCGCGGGTGCGCAGGCGCCCCTCGACATAGATCTGGGTTCCCTTGCGGACATATTTGTCCACGACGTCGGCAAGGCCGCGCCACAGCGTGACCGTGTGCCACTCGGTGTGCTCCTTGGCCTCGTTGGCCTGACGGTCGAACAAGCGTTCGGTCGTGGCCAGGCGGATGCGGGCGACCTTCACGCCGCTCTCGGTGGTGCGGACTTCGGGGTCGATGCCCACGTTGCCCACCAGAATCACTTTGTTTACCATATCTTACAGCTGTTTTATCATACGTTTGAAGAGCACTTCCATCTTGATGCCGGCCTTCTTACCCTGCCGCTGCACGTCCTCGTGGTCACCCACCTCGTCCGAAAGGCCGCAGTTGGTGATGACCGAGACGCCGAAGACCGGGATCGACATGTGGCGCGCCACGATCACCTCGGGCACGGTCGACATACCGGCCGCATCGCCGCCGATATTCTTGAAATAACGGTACTCGGCCTGCGTTTCGAACGTCGGGCCCGTGCCGCCGACATAAACGCCGTACTGGAGTTTGATGTTCTCCTCCTCGGCGATGGCCGTGGCCTTGGCGATCAGCGCCTTGTCGTAACAGTTGTGCATGTCCGGGAAGCGGGGCCCCAACTCGGCGATGTTACGGCCGATCAGCGGGTTGGGCATCAGGTTGATATGGTCGGTGATGACCATCAGGTCGCCCACGCGGAACGAGGTATTGATCCCGCCCGAAGCGTTCGACACGAAGAGGTATTTGATGCCCAGCTGCTGCATGACGCGCACCGGGAAAGTCACCTGCTGCATCGTGTAGCCCTCGTAGTAGTGGAAGCGCCCCTGCATGGCTACGACCTTGCGACCCTCGACCGTGCCGAAGATCATACGCCCCTTGTGCCCCTCGACGGTCGAAACGGGGAAACCCGGGATATCTTTGTATTCGATGGCGAATGCAGTGTCGATCTTATCGGCGAAACCGCCCAGGCCGGTGCCGAGGATGATGCCCACCTCCGGGGCGAAAGAACTCGTGGCGGCGTCGATAAAAGCCGCTGTTTTTTTAATTTCCTCTAACATCTTCTTCCAGTTTTTGCAGAAAATCCGTCGCCGAATCCTCTATGAATGAAATATTTATCGGTAAATAGTATATCCTGCGCTGTATCTCTTCGGGGATCTTCGCGCGGTTGGTCAGTTTTACGGCATCCTTTTCCGTGGTCACGATGACCGCCCCGGGGAACTTGTCCAGCAATTCGCGCAGGCGGTTCAGGTCGCGTACCTTGTAGACATGATGGTCGTCGAGCGTCATCTCGGCCACCACCCCGTAGCTCCCGCGCAACGCCGCGAGGAACGGCTTGGGACTCCCGATGCCCGAAAGCGCGATCACCTGCTGCCCCTGCAGGAGCGGTTCGCCGGGCGCGGCATCCGGGAAGAGCGGCTGCGGCATGAAACTCTCGAAACGGGTGAAATAGACCCGCTGGTAGGCAACCTGTATCAGCACCTTGCGCAGGATGCGCCGGTCGATGGGCGCCATCTTCTCCGGGCACTTCGTAACGACGAAATAGTGGGCGCGGTGCAGTTCTTCGGGCAGGTCGCGCAGGGTTCCGAGCGGCAGCATCCTGTCGTGCTGCACGGGGCGCGTGGCGTCGATCATCACGATGTTCACCTTCGGCTCTACATAGCGGTGCTGGAACCCGTCGTCCATGACGACGAGGTCGACGTCGGGGTGCTCGGCGCGGATGCGGCGGATCCCTTCGGCACGCTTCTCGCACACGGCCACCACCGTATCGGGGAATTTGAGTTTGATCTGCAGCGGCTCGTCGCCCACATCCCGGTAATGGGAGTCGGCCTTCACCTCCAGATACCCCTTGGTACGACGGCCGTACCCGCGCGACAGCAGGGCGACGCGATGCATCTGCGACATATAGGCGATCACCATCTCGGCCATCGGGGTTTTGCCCGTACCGCCGACGGTGATGTTGCCGATACAGATGACCGGGATGTCGAACTTCTCGCTTTTGAGGATACCCCAGTCGAAGAGACGGTGACGGAAAGTCACCCCCGCCTTATAGAGGAGAGCCGCAGGAGCAAGCAAGCATTTCAACATTTCGGGTCGGTTTATCCATACAATTTTTCAAAGGTAGCAATAAATCTCCGGAACACAAAACAAAAAAAGCAAATCTCGGGCCTGACCGACAAAGGAATAATAAAATTGGAGATTCCTGCGTTTTTTTCATATCTTTGCTTGCGTCTATGAGAAGTTTTAAATTACCGATATGCGCCCTGCTGCTCGTAGCCGCAGGGGCGTGCGACAGAACTACGCAACAGGCCGCGGCCGAAAAGGAAGAAGCCGCGCCGCAGAATATCGTTTACGGCATCAACGCCGACAACTACCGCACCGAAACGGGCGAGGTGGGCAGCGGCGAAACGCTGGGGAAAATCCTGAACGGGTACGGCGTTTCGGCCCTTACGGTCGACAGGCTCGACAAAGCCTCGAAAGAGATTTTCCCGCTGCGCAACATCCGCGCCGGGCATAAATACACCGTCTTCATCCACGAGGATTCGCTCTATGCCCCCCACCTGGACTACCTGGTCTACGAACGCAACATGTCTCAATACGTGGTGTTCGGGTTCCATGAGGATTCGGTCAGCGTCCAGACGGGAGAAAAGGAATTCACGGTACGCCGCACCAAGAAGAGCGCCACGATCAATTCGTCGCTGTGGGGTGCGATCATGGAGGAGCACCTGCCCTATGCGCTGGCCGCGGAAATGGAGGACATTTACCAGTGGACGGTCGATTTCTTCGGCATCCAGAAGGGCGACAATTTCACGGTGATCTATGACGAGCGCTTCATCGACGACAGCATCTCGGCCGGCATCGGCCGCATTTGGGGCGCTAAATTCTGCCAGGGCGGCAAGGAGTACTACGCCATCCCCTTCCGGCAGGGCGGCAAAATCCAGTATTGGGAATACGACGGCGGAAGCCTGCGCAAGCAGATGCTCAAGGCGCCGCTGAAATACACACGCATCAGTTCGAAGTTCACCTATGCGCGCAAGCATCCGATCTACAAGGTATACCGGCCGCATACGGGCGTCGATTACGCAGCGCCGAAAGGCACGCCCGTACATGCCGTAGCCGACGGTGTGGTGACCTTCAAGGGCTGGGGCGGCGGCGGTGGCAACACGCTCAAAATCAAACATGCCGGCAACCTGATGACGGGTTACCTGCACCTGAGCGGCTATGCCAAGGGCATCTCGAAGGGCTCGCGCGTTTCGCAGGGGCAGCTGATCGGCTACGTCGGTTCGACGGGCGCCTCGACCGGCCCCCACCTCGACTACCGCATCTGGAAAAACGGCACGCCGATCAATCCGCTGAAAATCCCCCAGGAACCGGCCGAACCGATCTCGAACGAGAACCGCGCGACGTTCGAATTCGTGCGCGACCGTATCGTGGCCGAACTGAACGGCGAGGTGAAGGACGGGGAGCGCATCACGCAGCTCGATTCGCTCGTCATCCCGCAGCCGGCAGCACCGGAGGCAGCGAAATAACGGGGAAAATGGCCGCAACGACA
This Alistipes onderdonkii DNA region includes the following protein-coding sequences:
- a CDS encoding SDR family NAD(P)-dependent oxidoreductase, with amino-acid sequence MKRIVIIGATSGIGLEVATLCIREGWRVGAAGRREEALEALRATAPEQVETEPLDITHDDAPGQLARLIDKLGGMDIYLHCSGIGKRNTGLLPEIELDTLRTNGEGFVRMVTAAFGYFRANGGGHLAVISSIAGTKGLGSAPAYSATKRMQNTYIDALAQLAHMEKLGIRFTDIRPGFVATPLLAGDGHYPMLMETGKVAARIMRVLKRRRRRVVIDRRYAVLVFFWKLIPEWLWERMAVRTKG
- a CDS encoding single-stranded DNA-binding protein; amino-acid sequence: MVNKVILVGNVGIDPEVRTTESGVKVARIRLATTERLFDRQANEAKEHTEWHTVTLWRGLADVVDKYVRKGTQIYVEGRLRTREWMDKDNNKRYTTEILADVMNLLGRRSDNPASDGAPSGYGSQQQAPAYGQPAQGGSQQPAAQQPAAPAVPADDPDDLPF
- a CDS encoding CPBP family glutamic-type intramembrane protease, encoding MEPRIKPFILNRTDERNTKSVSGILLYAALFFIVTRIAAMLLQKSGAALYEWGWGLDAAGMLGARTPESMVSEMGWRAVPHVLLLAPFVEECAFRLGLSFRRWHIAAGLGALAYFFADWMLFFADVANARYWALPVWIAVAAGVYGFTTDGFWLSKRDRWLRPAMWASTVVFASVHLLSASALTWGLLPYVLLYVLGLFFSGCVFVYLRVNLGFGWALGAHMLCNLPPALFLLGALCD
- a CDS encoding purine-nucleoside phosphorylase, which translates into the protein MLEEIKKTAAFIDAATSSFAPEVGIILGTGLGGFADKIDTAFAIEYKDIPGFPVSTVEGHKGRMIFGTVEGRKVVAMQGRFHYYEGYTMQQVTFPVRVMQQLGIKYLFVSNASGGINTSFRVGDLMVITDHINLMPNPLIGRNIAELGPRFPDMHNCYDKALIAKATAIAEEENIKLQYGVYVGGTGPTFETQAEYRYFKNIGGDAAGMSTVPEVIVARHMSIPVFGVSVITNCGLSDEVGDHEDVQRQGKKAGIKMEVLFKRMIKQL
- a CDS encoding M23 family metallopeptidase produces the protein MRSFKLPICALLLVAAGACDRTTQQAAAEKEEAAPQNIVYGINADNYRTETGEVGSGETLGKILNGYGVSALTVDRLDKASKEIFPLRNIRAGHKYTVFIHEDSLYAPHLDYLVYERNMSQYVVFGFHEDSVSVQTGEKEFTVRRTKKSATINSSLWGAIMEEHLPYALAAEMEDIYQWTVDFFGIQKGDNFTVIYDERFIDDSISAGIGRIWGAKFCQGGKEYYAIPFRQGGKIQYWEYDGGSLRKQMLKAPLKYTRISSKFTYARKHPIYKVYRPHTGVDYAAPKGTPVHAVADGVVTFKGWGGGGGNTLKIKHAGNLMTGYLHLSGYAKGISKGSRVSQGQLIGYVGSTGASTGPHLDYRIWKNGTPINPLKIPQEPAEPISNENRATFEFVRDRIVAELNGEVKDGERITQLDSLVIPQPAAPEAAK
- the lpxK gene encoding tetraacyldisaccharide 4'-kinase, encoding MLKCLLAPAALLYKAGVTFRHRLFDWGILKSEKFDIPVICIGNITVGGTGKTPMAEMVIAYMSQMHRVALLSRGYGRRTKGYLEVKADSHYRDVGDEPLQIKLKFPDTVVAVCEKRAEGIRRIRAEHPDVDLVVMDDGFQHRYVEPKVNIVMIDATRPVQHDRMLPLGTLRDLPEELHRAHYFVVTKCPEKMAPIDRRILRKVLIQVAYQRVYFTRFESFMPQPLFPDAAPGEPLLQGQQVIALSGIGSPKPFLAALRGSYGVVAEMTLDDHHVYKVRDLNRLRELLDKFPGAVIVTTEKDAVKLTNRAKIPEEIQRRIYYLPINISFIEDSATDFLQKLEEDVRGN